One window of the Salvia splendens isolate huo1 chromosome 1, SspV2, whole genome shotgun sequence genome contains the following:
- the LOC121800572 gene encoding FCS-Like Zinc finger 3-like: MRPSASHYAGGEYNRPHFLDSCTLCQKHLSQNSDIYMYRGNAPFCSQECRQEQIEMDEAKEKRWKISSSKRSSSVRQSKDSTTEESDTNKAVRTGTVAVA, from the exons ATGAGGCCGTCCGCTTCTCACTACGCCGGAGGCGAATACAACCGGCCCCATTTTCTCGATTCCTGCACTCTCTGCCAGAAACATCTCAGCCAAAACAGTGACATCTACATGTACAG AGGAAACGCACCGTTTTGTAGCCAGGAATGCCGGCAAGAGCAGATTGAGATGGACGAGGCGAAGGAGAAGAGATGGAAAATCTCTTCTTCGAAGAGATCTAGCAGTGTTAGGCAAAGCAAGGATTCAACTACGGAGGAATCCGATACCAACAAAGCCGTTAGAACTGGAACCGTCGCTGTAGCCTAA